One window of Solwaraspora sp. WMMA2056 genomic DNA carries:
- a CDS encoding ATP-binding protein, whose amino-acid sequence MSERILTDSRRAPVKALAEAIWNALDVGADHVKIDFEFDALEAIHTIIVTDDGEGMNRERASKGFGEYGDSWKRRIDARTHNGRTVHGQRGQGRYDLLGLGLSARWESVAQQADGAVAAIQVELTGTDPRNYEISEPVSCLGPTGTMLRIANVTPAADKELNRPDLADLLAAEFALYLRQYPKVEIEIRGVSIDPSSSHLPPVDVLVDVEGLTEPVTVTFIEWKRKMKGIQRVYLCDSNGAALLDVPADLRARDILFTGHICWDGFKGPDTSASLAILGGEDVGARVFEAGRQAIAEQIEQRSRERQMQVVDDWKLEQSYPYKSEPTTASEQVIQKAFDIMATAATPLLTKMNVEQRRFSMRMLRVAVETDPSAVHKIMLEVLRLPEERAEEMAALFERTTLESIITTTHSVLDRLDFISGLRSMVFDHESKKATTERRQLHKILEREAWIFGDEWTLMASDEALRRVLVKHLNLLGEDVAYDDVIPQSREDGQLLIPDLVMSGSASSYSKSREYLVVELKRPSVTLGKEELDQIEAYAIAITDDDQFSQPGISWDFWLIGNDYDSYVKRKLDTPGNPRGCALVAPKFRVHVRTWAEVLADAEHRHRYIQQSLASNSDEDAGLSYLNRVHQQLLPSVMKLGAAGSSSATPKQRRPTDAPAEPLP is encoded by the coding sequence ATGAGCGAACGCATCCTTACGGACTCCAGACGGGCTCCAGTCAAGGCCTTGGCGGAGGCGATCTGGAACGCTCTCGACGTCGGTGCCGATCACGTCAAGATCGACTTTGAGTTCGACGCGCTCGAAGCAATCCACACGATCATCGTCACAGACGACGGTGAGGGAATGAACCGGGAACGTGCCAGCAAGGGGTTCGGAGAGTACGGGGACTCCTGGAAGCGGCGCATCGATGCGCGGACCCACAACGGTCGCACCGTCCATGGTCAGCGCGGGCAGGGGCGGTATGACCTTCTTGGTCTCGGGCTGTCCGCCCGTTGGGAGTCGGTTGCCCAGCAGGCTGATGGGGCCGTCGCGGCTATTCAGGTCGAGCTCACGGGCACTGATCCCCGTAACTACGAGATCAGCGAACCGGTGTCCTGTCTCGGACCTACTGGGACGATGCTGCGGATCGCGAACGTAACTCCCGCAGCAGACAAAGAGCTGAATCGGCCAGATCTTGCCGACCTTCTTGCTGCTGAGTTTGCTCTTTATCTCCGGCAGTATCCGAAAGTTGAAATTGAGATCCGGGGCGTTAGTATCGACCCTTCGTCAAGTCATCTTCCCCCAGTGGATGTGCTCGTCGACGTCGAGGGCCTGACTGAGCCGGTCACGGTAACGTTCATTGAGTGGAAGCGCAAGATGAAGGGCATTCAGCGCGTCTACCTGTGTGACTCTAACGGGGCGGCTCTTCTTGATGTTCCGGCAGATCTCAGGGCACGTGACATTCTCTTTACTGGTCATATCTGCTGGGATGGCTTCAAGGGTCCGGACACCAGCGCGAGCCTAGCGATTCTGGGTGGCGAAGACGTGGGCGCGCGGGTGTTCGAGGCTGGCCGACAGGCGATCGCCGAACAGATAGAGCAGCGGTCCCGTGAGCGTCAGATGCAGGTCGTCGACGATTGGAAGCTGGAGCAGTCATACCCGTACAAATCGGAGCCGACGACCGCGTCTGAGCAGGTCATCCAGAAGGCATTCGACATCATGGCGACTGCCGCAACCCCATTACTCACGAAAATGAACGTCGAGCAGCGACGATTCAGCATGCGGATGTTGCGTGTCGCGGTCGAGACCGATCCGTCGGCCGTACACAAGATCATGCTCGAAGTGCTGCGGCTACCCGAAGAGCGTGCGGAGGAGATGGCCGCGCTGTTTGAGCGGACCACGCTCGAAAGTATCATCACCACCACGCACAGCGTCTTGGATCGTCTCGACTTCATCTCTGGTCTCCGGTCCATGGTGTTCGACCACGAGTCGAAGAAGGCCACTACTGAGCGGCGCCAACTACACAAGATCCTCGAACGCGAGGCTTGGATATTTGGCGACGAATGGACGCTGATGGCAAGTGATGAGGCGCTCCGGCGCGTCCTCGTCAAGCACCTGAATCTGCTCGGCGAGGATGTTGCCTACGATGACGTCATTCCTCAATCCCGGGAGGACGGGCAGCTGTTGATCCCGGACCTTGTGATGTCGGGCAGCGCTTCCTCCTACTCCAAGAGTCGCGAGTACCTGGTTGTCGAACTCAAGCGTCCATCGGTTACTCTCGGTAAAGAAGAGCTGGACCAAATCGAAGCGTACGCTATAGCGATCACCGATGATGACCAGTTCAGTCAGCCAGGAATATCGTGGGATTTTTGGTTGATCGGCAACGACTACGATTCATATGTCAAGCGAAAGCTCGACACACCCGGCAATCCTCGAGGCTGCGCACTGGTGGCACCGAAGTTCCGGGTCCATGTTCGGACGTGGGCCGAGGTGTTGGCTGATGCTGAGCACAGACATCGGTACATCCAGCAATCGCTCGCCAGCAACTCCGACGAGGATGCTGGGCTGAGCTATCTCAACCGGGTGCACCAGCAGTTGCTGCCGAGCGTCATGAAGCTGGGCGCAGCCGGATCGAGCTCCGCGACGCCCAAGCAGCGGCGACCGACCGACGCGCCAGCCGAGCCTCTCCCATAG
- a CDS encoding GNAT family protein: MRRATFADAPALVRLRAVMLQDMGAPVGDESAAWRSAALDWFSRSLGDPEMFAAFVVDDPQHGIISGAVGLCDRHAPSPGNPGGLRGHLFNVCTEPDHRGRGYARDCLKALLDWFATDTTVSVVDLNATAGSGTLYQSMGFAPARHPALQLRRDQMRIPAPPAG; this comes from the coding sequence GTGCGACGCGCGACTTTCGCCGACGCACCCGCCCTGGTGCGACTCCGAGCGGTCATGCTGCAGGACATGGGCGCGCCGGTCGGCGACGAGTCGGCAGCTTGGCGCTCGGCGGCCCTCGACTGGTTCTCCCGGTCACTCGGCGACCCGGAGATGTTCGCGGCGTTCGTGGTCGACGACCCGCAGCACGGCATCATCAGCGGTGCCGTCGGCCTCTGCGACCGGCACGCCCCCTCCCCTGGCAACCCGGGCGGGCTGCGCGGGCACCTGTTCAACGTGTGCACCGAGCCGGACCATCGGGGCCGCGGCTACGCCCGCGACTGTCTCAAGGCGCTGCTGGACTGGTTCGCCACCGACACCACGGTCAGCGTCGTCGACCTGAACGCCACGGCGGGCAGCGGAACCCTGTACCAGTCGATGGGCTTCGCCCCGGCCCGTCACCCGGCGTTGCAGCTACGCCGCGACCAGATGAGAATCCCAGCACCACCGGCCGGCTGA
- a CDS encoding winged helix-turn-helix domain-containing protein gives MTVAPQWEQVADDIRAQIESGELRPGDRLPPTDQLRERHRVAASVVRQAILALQAEGVVRGVPGVGVFVVDRVADHEGTVIVLKPPV, from the coding sequence ATGACGGTTGCACCTCAGTGGGAGCAGGTAGCGGACGACATCCGCGCGCAGATCGAGTCCGGTGAACTCCGTCCCGGCGATCGGCTGCCGCCCACCGACCAGTTGCGCGAACGTCATCGGGTCGCCGCCTCGGTCGTCCGCCAAGCGATCCTCGCCCTGCAGGCAGAGGGTGTTGTCCGAGGCGTACCCGGGGTGGGAGTGTTCGTCGTCGACCGCGTTGCCGACCACGAGGGAACCGTCATTGTTCTTAAACCGCCGGTGTGA
- a CDS encoding winged helix-turn-helix domain-containing protein, which yields MPAKPKWALIADHVREQIASGQLSPGDKLPSTAEMRAEYGVSAGVVRHAILVLQMERLVQGVHGLGVFVADRDEAAGS from the coding sequence ATGCCCGCCAAACCAAAGTGGGCGCTGATCGCCGATCACGTCCGTGAGCAGATCGCGTCCGGCCAGCTCAGTCCCGGCGACAAGCTGCCCTCGACCGCCGAGATGCGTGCCGAGTACGGCGTCTCTGCCGGAGTCGTTCGCCACGCCATCCTCGTCTTGCAGATGGAACGCCTGGTCCAGGGCGTACATGGGCTTGGGGTGTTCGTCGCCGACCGCGACGAGGCCGCCGGCTCGTAG
- a CDS encoding maleylpyruvate isomerase family mycothiol-dependent enzyme, translated as MTATNPTSTMLLQTPGECELQPARLLDAVADQRRQLLDDLRGFGSPEWSSPTRCPGWSVHDTVRHMCDVTRAIAADPGDRTLDMTAGFDPRVTPNRWLTASAGEPPAATVDRLAATTDEVLAVARGRLARGERFDVVLPFGPMDWTVLVLHVLWDSWLHERDIFLALGVDRPTKNGATGYATAYGLLIAAAVARQFGDQVSHRLELGGDGGGIFELEARDAVTLTVTSAPAAGPSAAEVTDALAGRGSAAVLDIMPDAPRTALTHLATFFTSPVEQTRV; from the coding sequence ATGACAGCGACCAACCCGACCTCCACCATGCTGCTGCAGACTCCCGGCGAATGTGAACTCCAGCCGGCCCGTCTGCTCGACGCCGTCGCCGACCAGCGGCGGCAGCTCCTCGACGACCTGCGCGGCTTCGGGTCGCCGGAGTGGTCCTCGCCGACCCGCTGCCCCGGCTGGTCCGTGCACGACACGGTACGGCACATGTGCGACGTCACCCGCGCGATCGCCGCCGACCCCGGCGACCGCACCCTCGACATGACGGCCGGGTTCGACCCTCGGGTCACCCCGAACCGGTGGCTCACGGCGTCTGCCGGTGAGCCGCCCGCCGCCACCGTCGACCGGCTCGCCGCGACGACCGACGAGGTCCTCGCCGTGGCGCGGGGCCGGCTGGCCCGCGGCGAGCGGTTCGACGTCGTTCTGCCGTTCGGGCCGATGGACTGGACGGTGCTGGTGCTGCACGTCCTGTGGGACTCGTGGCTGCACGAACGGGACATCTTCCTGGCCCTCGGCGTCGACCGCCCGACCAAGAACGGGGCGACCGGCTACGCGACGGCGTACGGGCTGCTCATCGCGGCGGCGGTCGCGCGACAGTTCGGTGACCAGGTCAGCCACCGCCTCGAGCTCGGCGGCGACGGCGGCGGCATCTTCGAGCTGGAAGCCCGGGACGCGGTGACGCTCACCGTCACCTCGGCGCCGGCGGCCGGCCCGTCCGCCGCCGAGGTGACCGACGCGCTGGCCGGGCGCGGCTCGGCCGCCGTGCTCGACATCATGCCCGACGCGCCGCGGACCGCCCTGACCCACCTGGCCACCTTCTTCACCAGCCCGGTCGAGCAGACCAGGGTCTGA
- a CDS encoding zinc-binding alcohol dehydrogenase family protein, with protein sequence MSMSESMPTTGMMSAAVLTGYGEPPVVQRRPRPRPAAGQVLVRVDAAPITPLDLLCASGSSYLGAPALPYVPGVQGVGTLADGSGVWFPTRAGMAPGDGGLAGYAAVAVADLVPLPDGVDHRLIAALGYSAIAAWSALTMRGGLRPGEDVLVLGASGTVGQAGVQLARLVGARRVIAAARSAAAAERLRDLGADAVVPLRADDDVPGLADRLRDAAGGPVDLVLDPLFGVPAAASLRVLRPGGRLVNLGGSAGATAPFESATLRGGALRVLGYSNNELTAQQRAAALAAIAGHAHAGRLTVDHQVRPLDEVAAAWQAQADGSAGARIVITP encoded by the coding sequence ATGAGCATGTCGGAATCGATGCCCACGACCGGCATGATGTCGGCGGCCGTGCTCACCGGGTACGGCGAACCACCGGTCGTGCAGCGCCGGCCCCGGCCGAGACCCGCCGCCGGGCAGGTCCTGGTCCGGGTCGACGCCGCGCCGATCACCCCGCTGGACCTGCTCTGCGCCTCCGGCAGCTCCTACCTGGGCGCGCCGGCCCTGCCGTACGTACCCGGGGTGCAGGGCGTCGGCACCCTCGCCGACGGCTCCGGCGTGTGGTTCCCGACCCGCGCCGGGATGGCACCGGGCGACGGCGGCCTCGCCGGGTACGCCGCCGTGGCCGTCGCCGACCTGGTGCCGCTGCCCGACGGAGTGGACCACCGGCTGATCGCCGCGCTCGGCTACTCGGCGATCGCCGCCTGGTCGGCGTTGACCATGCGGGGTGGGCTGCGCCCCGGCGAGGACGTGCTGGTCCTCGGGGCCAGCGGCACCGTCGGGCAGGCCGGGGTGCAGCTCGCCCGGCTGGTCGGCGCCCGGCGGGTGATCGCCGCCGCCCGGTCGGCCGCGGCCGCCGAGCGGCTGCGCGACCTGGGTGCCGACGCGGTGGTGCCGCTGCGCGCCGACGACGACGTACCCGGTCTGGCCGACCGGCTGCGTGATGCCGCCGGCGGACCGGTCGACCTGGTCCTCGACCCGCTGTTCGGGGTGCCGGCGGCGGCCTCGCTACGGGTGCTGCGCCCCGGTGGCCGGCTGGTCAACCTGGGTGGTTCGGCCGGGGCGACCGCCCCGTTCGAATCGGCCACGCTACGCGGCGGCGCGCTGCGCGTACTCGGCTACAGCAACAACGAGCTGACGGCGCAGCAGCGGGCGGCGGCGCTGGCCGCGATCGCCGGGCACGCCCACGCCGGCCGGTTGACCGTCGACCACCAGGTACGGCCGCTCGACGAGGTGGCCGCCGCCTGGCAGGCCCAGGCCGACGGGTCGGCCGGCGCCCGGATCGTCATCACCCCGTAG
- a CDS encoding extradiol ring-cleavage dioxygenase, whose translation MASIVAVIASTHHPFYYRATTATGEDRPPFADEWQRKILAFRETLTKANPDALVMVGSDHFYQLWLDNMPQFLVGKAPFYDANWYNEEREFGLPRMLLKGQEDLSGHLLRAGLDAGFDLAFSNELRIDHSITCPIITLRPEADLPIVPIYTNIFAPPLPQPKRFVQLGEAIRDIVESWPSHLRVAVIGTGHLSLELGGPRQFGPHGPDPDLDQRAVEWIANGDLDGCLAEVTLDSLHSPGNATHGFMDFMLMIGVAGAGAKAHHVDTLDLFHTMEAYFTWYPNGAPA comes from the coding sequence ATGGCCAGCATCGTCGCGGTCATCGCCTCCACACACCACCCGTTCTACTACCGGGCCACCACCGCCACCGGCGAGGACCGGCCACCCTTCGCCGACGAGTGGCAGCGCAAGATCCTCGCCTTCCGGGAGACCCTCACCAAGGCCAACCCGGACGCGCTGGTGATGGTCGGCTCCGACCACTTCTACCAGCTGTGGCTGGACAACATGCCGCAGTTCCTGGTCGGCAAGGCGCCGTTCTACGACGCCAACTGGTACAACGAGGAACGCGAGTTCGGCCTGCCCCGGATGCTGCTCAAAGGCCAGGAGGACCTGTCCGGGCACCTGCTGCGGGCCGGCCTGGACGCCGGCTTCGACCTGGCGTTCAGCAACGAACTGCGGATCGACCACAGCATCACCTGCCCGATCATCACCCTGCGGCCCGAGGCCGACCTGCCGATCGTGCCGATCTACACCAACATCTTCGCCCCGCCGCTGCCGCAGCCGAAACGCTTCGTGCAGCTCGGCGAGGCGATCCGGGACATCGTCGAATCCTGGCCGAGCCACCTGCGGGTGGCGGTCATCGGCACCGGCCACCTGTCGCTGGAGCTCGGCGGGCCGCGCCAGTTCGGCCCGCACGGCCCGGACCCGGATTTAGACCAGCGGGCGGTGGAGTGGATCGCCAACGGCGACCTGGACGGCTGCCTCGCCGAAGTGACGCTCGACAGCCTGCACTCCCCCGGCAACGCCACCCACGGCTTCATGGACTTCATGCTGATGATAGGCGTCGCCGGTGCCGGGGCGAAGGCACACCACGTCGACACCCTCGATCTGTTCCACACCATGGAGGCCTACTTCACCTGGTACCCGAACGGAGCGCCGGCATGA
- a CDS encoding IclR family transcriptional regulator C-terminal domain-containing protein, whose amino-acid sequence MARKAGREAGADFIEALARGLDVLRCFRPGRPTMTLSEIAAATWLARPTVRRILLTLEELGYVRSAADRGFALTPRVLELGMAYVNALSIWDVARPHMQRLVGQTGESTSMAQLDGSDIVYVSRVAVPKIVTLAVTIGTRFPAVATSMGKVLLAALDDEELTAVLAHPGRSGISPRWQPERAELDQVLREVRARGWAAADQDLAAGIRSVATGVRDGDGRVVAAVNVTVYAAETSMEQLLGEYLPKLLSTAADISHDWALLAAVPMSTVRQFAAQPVHG is encoded by the coding sequence ATGGCGCGGAAAGCCGGACGTGAAGCCGGTGCCGACTTCATCGAGGCGCTGGCCCGGGGGCTCGACGTGCTGCGCTGCTTCCGGCCCGGCCGGCCAACGATGACGTTGAGCGAGATCGCCGCCGCGACCTGGCTGGCCCGCCCGACCGTACGGCGGATCCTGCTCACCCTCGAGGAGCTGGGGTACGTGCGCAGCGCCGCCGACCGGGGTTTCGCGCTCACCCCCCGGGTGCTGGAGCTGGGCATGGCGTACGTCAACGCGTTGAGCATCTGGGACGTGGCCCGCCCGCACATGCAGCGCCTGGTCGGGCAGACCGGCGAGTCGACGTCGATGGCGCAGCTCGACGGCAGTGACATCGTCTACGTGTCCCGGGTCGCCGTGCCGAAGATCGTCACCCTGGCGGTGACCATCGGCACCCGGTTCCCGGCTGTGGCGACCTCGATGGGCAAGGTGCTGCTGGCCGCGCTCGACGACGAGGAGCTGACCGCCGTACTGGCCCATCCGGGTCGCTCCGGCATCTCCCCACGCTGGCAGCCGGAGCGCGCCGAGCTCGACCAGGTGCTGCGCGAGGTCCGCGCCCGGGGCTGGGCCGCCGCCGACCAGGACCTGGCCGCCGGGATCCGGTCGGTCGCCACCGGGGTACGCGACGGCGACGGCCGGGTGGTCGCGGCGGTGAACGTGACCGTGTACGCCGCCGAGACCTCGATGGAGCAGCTGCTCGGCGAGTATCTGCCGAAGTTGCTCAGCACCGCCGCCGACATCAGTCACGACTGGGCGTTGCTGGCCGCCGTACCGATGTCGACCGTACGGCAGTTCGCCGCCCAGCCCGTGCACGGCTGA
- a CDS encoding acyltransferase family protein, with amino-acid sequence MRSAMTSAELATSEPRVAVAAPASTVVRPAAAGRENSAVDTARPTTDHRGPTGGFRRDIEGMRAVAVALVVAYHAKVPLFGGGYVGVDVFYVISGFVVTTVLLREFANTGSVSILGFYARRARRLLPAAMVVLSATLIASWWWLPLQLQWIATQAVASVAYCVNFLLARNSVDYLDSMRRESPLEHYWSLAVEEQFYLCWPLLLIVLLLWARRRRAAGPMAGGHAGLPVVLGVVGTLAGASFMLGVWLTAHSPGYAYFGSPARAWELLAGALLALGLPTVARIPARLAAGLTWVGLAAVVAAALLFDGATRFPGYAALLPVAGTALVIAAGSVPHTGGAVGLLGRTPLQWTGRLSYSWYLWHWPFLVIGAALLGGTAIPWQNLALVAGALLAAVVTYRLVEDPLRRARVLAVRPWRTIGLAAVASAAAVAVAVSAVLVRPTVAGTGAPVDTAAVLSASTDVERDLRRLVAASVAAPAVPANLTPPLPQVTADIPTVFQDGCVVLKITDTGTDHPCGYGDPTAAHTVVLFGDSHAGSWFPALRELVTARGWRLIVMVKGFCSAASVRFRLDSVNRPYDECVQWRDRALDRIRELRPAMVVTSSTNYTFGDPVGVFTDRDQVWADGWAGTVAELRSHGSQVVFIGDVPWLPPTVVDCLAVHLDDARTCHGAVDDVVLEPRRRQLTADAVAGHGVLVVDPTPWFCTTTVCPALVGNVVTLRDGNHISATYSRLLWRVLDERIGRLGA; translated from the coding sequence GTGCGCAGCGCAATGACCAGTGCCGAGCTGGCCACGAGCGAGCCGCGAGTGGCCGTAGCCGCGCCAGCGTCGACCGTGGTCCGCCCGGCCGCGGCCGGTCGTGAAAACTCCGCAGTGGACACCGCCCGGCCGACGACCGACCACCGCGGACCCACCGGCGGATTCCGCCGGGACATCGAAGGGATGCGCGCGGTCGCCGTCGCGCTCGTCGTCGCCTACCACGCCAAGGTGCCGCTGTTCGGCGGCGGCTACGTCGGCGTCGACGTCTTCTACGTCATCTCCGGTTTCGTGGTCACCACCGTGCTGCTGCGCGAGTTCGCCAACACCGGCTCGGTGTCGATCCTGGGCTTCTACGCCCGGCGGGCCCGGCGTCTGCTGCCCGCCGCCATGGTCGTCCTCAGCGCCACCCTGATCGCATCCTGGTGGTGGCTGCCGCTGCAACTGCAGTGGATCGCCACCCAGGCGGTCGCCAGCGTCGCATACTGCGTGAACTTCCTGCTCGCCCGCAACAGTGTCGACTACCTCGACTCGATGCGCCGCGAGTCGCCGCTGGAGCACTACTGGTCGCTCGCCGTGGAGGAGCAGTTCTACCTGTGCTGGCCGCTGCTGCTGATCGTCCTGCTGCTGTGGGCCCGGCGCCGGCGTGCTGCCGGCCCGATGGCCGGCGGTCACGCCGGCCTGCCGGTCGTGCTCGGCGTCGTCGGCACACTGGCCGGGGCGTCCTTCATGCTCGGCGTGTGGCTGACCGCCCACTCACCCGGGTACGCCTACTTCGGCTCGCCGGCCCGGGCCTGGGAACTGCTCGCCGGCGCGCTGCTCGCGCTCGGCCTGCCGACCGTCGCGCGGATCCCGGCCCGGCTGGCCGCCGGCCTGACCTGGGTCGGCCTGGCCGCCGTGGTGGCGGCGGCGCTGCTGTTCGACGGTGCCACCCGGTTCCCCGGGTACGCCGCACTGCTGCCGGTGGCCGGCACCGCGTTGGTGATCGCGGCCGGGAGTGTCCCGCACACCGGGGGAGCCGTGGGGCTGCTCGGCCGGACACCGTTGCAGTGGACCGGTCGGCTGTCCTACTCGTGGTACCTGTGGCACTGGCCGTTCCTGGTGATCGGCGCGGCGCTGCTCGGCGGCACCGCGATACCCTGGCAGAACCTGGCCCTGGTGGCCGGTGCGCTGCTCGCCGCCGTGGTGACGTACCGGCTCGTCGAGGACCCGCTGCGCCGCGCCCGGGTGCTGGCGGTGCGTCCCTGGCGGACCATCGGGCTGGCCGCGGTGGCGTCGGCGGCCGCCGTGGCCGTGGCGGTGTCGGCGGTGCTGGTCCGCCCGACCGTGGCCGGCACCGGTGCCCCGGTCGACACCGCGGCCGTGCTGTCCGCGTCGACCGACGTGGAGCGCGACCTTCGCCGGCTGGTCGCCGCCAGCGTCGCCGCACCGGCCGTACCGGCGAATCTGACACCGCCGTTGCCGCAGGTCACCGCGGACATCCCGACGGTGTTCCAGGACGGCTGCGTGGTCCTGAAGATCACCGACACCGGCACCGACCACCCCTGCGGGTACGGCGACCCGACGGCGGCCCACACCGTCGTGCTGTTCGGCGACTCGCACGCCGGCAGTTGGTTCCCCGCCCTGCGTGAGCTGGTGACCGCCCGTGGCTGGCGGTTGATCGTCATGGTCAAGGGCTTCTGCAGCGCCGCCTCGGTCCGCTTTCGCCTCGACTCGGTGAACCGCCCGTACGACGAATGTGTCCAGTGGCGGGACCGGGCGCTGGACCGGATCCGCGAGCTGCGGCCGGCAATGGTGGTCACCTCCTCGACCAACTACACCTTCGGCGACCCGGTCGGCGTCTTCACCGACCGTGACCAGGTCTGGGCGGACGGCTGGGCCGGTACGGTGGCGGAACTGCGCTCCCACGGCAGCCAGGTGGTGTTCATCGGCGACGTGCCGTGGCTGCCCCCGACCGTCGTCGACTGTCTCGCCGTCCATCTCGACGACGCCCGTACCTGCCACGGTGCCGTCGACGACGTGGTGCTGGAGCCGCGTCGTCGCCAGTTGACCGCCGACGCCGTAGCCGGGCACGGCGTGCTGGTCGTCGACCCGACGCCCTGGTTCTGCACCACGACGGTCTGCCCGGCGCTGGTCGGCAACGTCGTCACTCTGCGCGACGGCAACCACATCTCGGCCACCTACTCGCGGCTGCTCTGGCGGGTGCTGGACGAGCGGATCGGCCGGCTGGGCGCCTAG